The Paenibacillus swuensis genome contains the following window.
GCCCAAATCCCTTTAGGCGCTCCTGATAATCCGTTGACCGATCCCGAATTCGCGCCTTCCATCTATAAATCCGACACAGCCACAGGTCAGATATACGATCAGTTAGCGCAACGAATTATAAACTAAAAACATGAAGGACCGATCCCATTTGAGGGATCGGTCCTTTTTAAAGCCAATTATCCTCCGCTGCCCGAGCCGGATTCGCCCCCGCCGCCACCGCCGCCTTCTTCGCCTCCGCCGGATGATCCGCCGGATTCTTTTGCTTTTTTCTCTTCGTCAGGCTTCAGTTGCTTTTCAACGACTTTATCTAATAACTCCAGTACCTCCATACGGAACAGAGGACTTTGAAAGGATTCTTGCATGATGGCCATGGTCTGCTTCCGGTATTGCGTACCTTTCATTAAATCGAGGAACATCTTTTCGATCTCCGGATCTTTCATCAAATCGGTTATGGATTTCTGGTATTGCGGATCTTTCATTAAGTCCTTATGAAGCTGTTTGTTGCCTTTCATAACCGTTTTCGCAAAATCACCGGCAAATTTAGGATCTTTCATCATTTCTTCAATTTTCTTCTCATACTCCGGTGATGTCAGAACCTCTTTTACCGCTAACGATATTTGCGCATTATCCGTGGAAGTTAACATATTCGCATGCATGCCGGTACCCGTTTCGCCCGATTGAGCTTCTTCAATGGCTTTTTTGCCTTCTTCCGTCTTCAGAATATCGACAACCATGTCTTTGACTTCCTTGTAATTAACCTGACTTTCTCCGCTTTCTTGAGAACCCGGGCCGCAGCCTGTACTTAGTATGATTAGGCCCGAGAGGGCTATAATATGCAGTTTCCGCATCGTCGGACCTCCCTTCCTGTAGTAATGTATAAGCTTAGTATGTTTTTGAAGGGGTTGGATTATGTTTATGAAACGGTTGGCATTTTAAGCAAATCGTTGGTACAATATTTTATTATGCGGAGGTGGAGCTTCATTGAATTTAAAGAAGTGGTTTTACTTATTTTGGACAACTTTGCTTACCGGCGGGATCAGCGCTGTCATTATAGGCATGGTGTTACGCTTTACAGATAAAGATATCGCTGTGGCGGGGTTAGGGGATATAAGCTTTAACTTCCTGACCATGTTTCTGGGGGGATTAATGTTCGGGGCCGTCAGTCAAATGGCTTTCTTTGCCTACCTGACCGTAAATTATATCTTTAAGGGTGTTTTTCGCTCCTATTGGACATTGGTGCAGGTTGGCATCATCATTATCACTCTATTCGAAGCGGCTTACTTAAGAATTCTGTATGATCAAAGCGGAGATGAAATTCTATCTGCCGTAACAGTGTCTGTTCTTGTCTTGTTGGGTGCGTTAGCGGTGACCTTATGGAAAGTCAGGTTGACGAACAAGTCAGCTTTCATTCCGACGCTGCTATGGATGACGGCAGGAACCATATTGGCATCCATACCAGGTCTACAGCAACATACGGCCGTAGCCATCCTATTCACGCTAGTCCCTATATTCTGTTGTAACGCATGGCAGATCTTACAGCTGCACCGTATATTGAACACCCCAAAGAGCTAATGCTGCCATTAGCTCTTTTTTTCATATATAGGGAGACACAACGTAATTACTTAAGGCCGTTTATCTTCCACTTGACGTTGGCTTACATCGGTTTGGCTCATTAATTCCGAAACGGTTACGAACTCATACCCTTTAGCGCGAAGATCGTCAATGATTTTGGGTAAAGCCTCATGAGTTTGTTTGCTTGAATCGCTGGCATGAAGAAGTACGATGTCGCCGGGATGAGCTTTGGTGGTAACACGATTGACGATATTCTGTGTGCCGCCGTTCTGCCAATCCAGAGAATCGGTTTCCCATTGTATGACGGTGTAGTTTAAATCTTTGGCGATCTGCAGAACTCTTCTGTCAAAATCCCCGTTAGGTAATCGTATCAAATTTGGTGATTTTCCGGTTACATCGGTTAATATACTATGTGCGGTTTGAATCTGCTTGCGGATGTCTTCATCACTGTATTTACTGTAGAAATCATGCTTGTGGCCATGGCTGCCGATTTCAAAACCGTTGTCTGCAATTTTCTTGACCAATTCGGGGTTTTGCTGGCTCCAGGTGGAGGAGAGGAAGAATGTAGCCTGTACCCCCTTGTCTTTCAAAAGTTGAATGATGGGCTCCGCCCGTTTATTCCCCCAACTGATGTCAAAGGTGAGAGCGATCACTTTTTTGTCCGTAGGGATACTGTAGATGGCTCCGGGTTCACTGGATGAAAATACTGTAATATTATCACGCTCCGTATAAATCACG
Protein-coding sequences here:
- the pdaB gene encoding polysaccharide deacetylase family sporulation protein PdaB, which translates into the protein MNFFYVMNGRKIKRNFFMFIAALFTVGVIYTERDNITVFSSSEPGAIYSIPTDKKVIALTFDISWGNKRAEPIIQLLKDKGVQATFFLSSTWSQQNPELVKKIADNGFEIGSHGHKHDFYSKYSDEDIRKQIQTAHSILTDVTGKSPNLIRLPNGDFDRRVLQIAKDLNYTVIQWETDSLDWQNGGTQNIVNRVTTKAHPGDIVLLHASDSSKQTHEALPKIIDDLRAKGYEFVTVSELMSQTDVSQRQVEDKRP
- the gerD gene encoding spore germination lipoprotein GerD, whose amino-acid sequence is MRKLHIIALSGLIILSTGCGPGSQESGESQVNYKEVKDMVVDILKTEEGKKAIEEAQSGETGTGMHANMLTSTDNAQISLAVKEVLTSPEYEKKIEEMMKDPKFAGDFAKTVMKGNKQLHKDLMKDPQYQKSITDLMKDPEIEKMFLDLMKGTQYRKQTMAIMQESFQSPLFRMEVLELLDKVVEKQLKPDEEKKAKESGGSSGGGEEGGGGGGGESGSGSGG
- a CDS encoding KinB-signaling pathway activation protein; protein product: MNLKKWFYLFWTTLLTGGISAVIIGMVLRFTDKDIAVAGLGDISFNFLTMFLGGLMFGAVSQMAFFAYLTVNYIFKGVFRSYWTLVQVGIIIITLFEAAYLRILYDQSGDEILSAVTVSVLVLLGALAVTLWKVRLTNKSAFIPTLLWMTAGTILASIPGLQQHTAVAILFTLVPIFCCNAWQILQLHRILNTPKS